In a single window of the Pontibacter russatus genome:
- a CDS encoding Crp/Fnr family transcriptional regulator, producing the protein MLLIEKVLILRSSEIFHNTPEQELVGLAGILEEMYLEPGANLFLKGDKGNCMYFIYRGRVRVHDGDYTLAVLEDNDIVGELSVLDAESRSASATTLEETVLLRLEQEPFYEIMMNNVEVLKGILNTLCRRLRIMDHKSASFHNTSLSGVPSV; encoded by the coding sequence ATGCTGCTGATTGAGAAAGTGCTGATTTTGCGCTCCTCCGAGATCTTCCACAACACCCCGGAGCAGGAGTTGGTGGGGCTGGCCGGGATACTGGAGGAAATGTACCTGGAGCCGGGGGCGAACCTTTTCCTGAAAGGAGACAAGGGCAACTGCATGTATTTTATATATAGAGGCCGGGTGCGGGTACACGACGGCGATTACACGCTGGCGGTGCTGGAAGACAATGACATTGTGGGAGAGTTGTCGGTGCTGGACGCGGAAAGCCGGTCTGCCAGTGCCACCACCCTGGAAGAAACCGTCCTGCTGAGGCTGGAGCAGGAGCCGTTCTATGAAATCATGATGAATAATGTGGAAGTGCTGAAGGGCATCCTGAACACGCTGTGCCGCCGCCTCCGCATCATGGACCACAAAAGCGCATCCTTCCACAACACCAGCCTGTCCGGCGTCCCGTCTGTATAG